A section of the Armatimonadota bacterium genome encodes:
- a CDS encoding 1,4-dihydroxy-2-naphthoate polyprenyltransferase: protein MLETSFEMRNALRPWVLAARPATLPAAVAPVLVGSATAAHLGAFHLPAALASLWVALWIQIGTNLANDVYDFLHGSDPPHRLGPPRVTAAGLLTPRQVLLGAYTAFTLAALGGLYLVTLRGWILVPVGLACVLAGLLYTGGPAPLGYRGLGDLLVFVFFGLVAVVGTDYVQTGILRARPAAAAVPVGLLCTAILVVNNLRDLETDRASGKRTLAVRFGRTGTRMEYLLCLLGTFAAPAWMRAFGWLGEFYWLPWLALPWAASLVHFVWTQEGVALNHALRGTARLHLAHAALLGAALLA from the coding sequence ATGTTGGAAACCTCCTTCGAGATGCGGAACGCCCTCCGTCCCTGGGTGCTGGCGGCCCGGCCCGCCACCTTGCCCGCGGCTGTCGCCCCGGTCCTCGTGGGGAGCGCCACCGCGGCGCACCTGGGTGCCTTTCACCTTCCCGCGGCCCTGGCCTCCCTGTGGGTGGCCCTGTGGATCCAGATCGGCACCAACCTCGCCAACGACGTCTACGACTTCCTCCACGGCTCCGACCCACCTCACCGCCTGGGGCCTCCCCGGGTCACGGCCGCAGGGCTTTTAACCCCGCGCCAGGTGCTCCTGGGCGCGTACACGGCGTTCACCCTGGCCGCGCTGGGTGGCCTGTACCTCGTGACCCTGCGGGGGTGGATCCTGGTCCCGGTGGGTCTTGCCTGCGTCCTCGCGGGCCTGTTGTACACCGGGGGCCCCGCCCCTCTCGGATACCGGGGGCTGGGGGACCTGCTGGTCTTCGTCTTCTTCGGGCTCGTGGCCGTGGTGGGGACGGACTACGTGCAGACGGGAATCCTGCGGGCCCGGCCCGCAGCCGCCGCGGTGCCCGTGGGACTCCTGTGCACCGCCATCCTCGTGGTCAACAACCTCCGGGATCTGGAGACGGACCGGGCCTCGGGGAAGCGTACCCTGGCCGTGCGCTTCGGACGCACGGGCACCCGCATGGAGTACCTCCTGTGCCTGCTGGGGACCTTTGCGGCACCCGCGTGGATGCGCGCCTTCGGCTGGCTGGGGGAGTTCTACTGGCTTCCCTGGCTCGCCCTCCCGTGGGCCGCGTCCCTCGTCCACTTTGTGTGGACCCAGGAGGGGGTGGCCTTAAACCACGCCCTGCGCGGGACCGCCCGGCTGCATCTCGCGCACGCGGCGCTGTTGGGGGCCGCGCTCCTGGCATGA
- the menE gene encoding o-succinylbenzoate--CoA ligase, with protein MTTADWLTEQARVHPTRMAVVCGSEVLSFGELDERVNRVARRLSGLGVRGQDRVALLSPNGIPFAVLAFALARLRAVLVPLHPRLTARELRERLQDLRPRLLLAHPALAGLVGEAGWEPVTFLDPEHPDLLPEVPPDAPLPSPRIHLEAVQGILYTSGTSHRPKGVLLTYGNHYWNAVGWAQRLGVAEHDTWLVVMPLCHIGGLAILWRAALFGATVVIHEAFDAGAVCAELERARVTLLSLVPTMLRRVLREWGPRPFPGVRAVLLGGGPIPQDLVTQCVEAGIPVAPTYGLTEAASQVTTLHPSEVRRKPGSCGRALPVVEVRVEGGEGEILVRGPTVMVGYWERPEETAMGLRDGWLHTGDLGRLDEEGYLYVLDRREDLIVTGGENVSSGEVEAVLRMHPAVRDAGVVGIPDPEWGQRVVAAVELVPGTTATEEELRAHCARLLAPYKVPKRIGFLPELPRTGPEKVSRAALRVWAQEAFRETDGGG; from the coding sequence ATGACCACCGCGGACTGGCTTACCGAACAGGCCCGGGTTCACCCCACCCGGATGGCCGTCGTCTGCGGCTCCGAGGTCCTCTCCTTCGGGGAGCTGGACGAGCGGGTGAACCGGGTGGCCCGACGGCTTTCCGGGCTCGGGGTACGTGGACAGGACCGGGTGGCTCTCCTCAGCCCCAACGGGATCCCATTCGCCGTGCTCGCTTTCGCCTTGGCCCGCCTCAGAGCCGTGCTGGTCCCCCTCCATCCCCGGCTGACCGCGCGGGAACTGCGGGAGCGTCTTCAGGACCTCCGGCCCCGCCTCCTGCTCGCCCACCCCGCCCTCGCGGGTCTGGTGGGGGAAGCGGGCTGGGAGCCCGTGACCTTCCTGGATCCCGAACATCCGGACCTCCTTCCGGAGGTCCCTCCGGATGCGCCTTTGCCCTCCCCCCGGATCCACCTGGAAGCCGTTCAGGGCATCCTGTACACCTCCGGAACCTCCCATCGGCCCAAGGGTGTCCTGCTCACCTACGGCAACCACTACTGGAATGCGGTGGGCTGGGCGCAGCGGCTGGGCGTGGCCGAGCACGACACGTGGCTGGTGGTCATGCCCCTCTGCCACATCGGGGGGCTTGCCATTCTCTGGAGGGCTGCCCTCTTCGGCGCCACGGTGGTGATCCACGAGGCGTTCGACGCGGGCGCGGTGTGCGCGGAGCTGGAACGGGCGCGGGTGACCTTGCTCTCCCTGGTCCCCACCATGTTGCGGAGGGTGCTGCGGGAGTGGGGCCCTCGGCCGTTCCCCGGGGTACGGGCCGTGCTCCTGGGCGGTGGCCCGATCCCCCAGGACTTGGTGACGCAGTGCGTGGAGGCGGGAATCCCCGTGGCCCCCACTTACGGCCTCACGGAGGCCGCAAGTCAGGTGACCACCCTGCACCCCTCGGAGGTCCGGAGAAAACCCGGCTCGTGCGGCCGGGCCCTGCCAGTGGTGGAGGTGCGGGTGGAGGGAGGGGAGGGTGAGATCCTGGTCCGGGGACCCACGGTGATGGTGGGGTACTGGGAACGTCCGGAGGAGACCGCGATGGGCCTGCGGGATGGCTGGCTTCACACCGGGGACCTGGGCCGTTTGGACGAGGAGGGTTACCTGTACGTCCTGGACCGTCGGGAGGATCTCATCGTGACGGGCGGGGAGAACGTGTCGAGCGGGGAGGTGGAGGCGGTGCTGCGCATGCATCCCGCGGTGCGGGACGCGGGGGTGGTCGGGATCCCCGATCCGGAGTGGGGCCAGCGGGTGGTGGCGGCGGTGGAACTGGTGCCCGGTACCACCGCCACGGAGGAGGAGCTGAGGGCCCACTGCGCGCGTCTCCTCGCCCCGTACAAGGTTCCCAAGCGCATCGGGTTCCTGCCGGAGCTGCCGCGTACCGGTCCGGAAAAGGTGAGCCGGGCTGCCCTCCGGGTGTGGGCGCAGGAGGCTTTCCGGGAGACGGACGGGGGTGGGTAA
- a CDS encoding OsmC family protein, with protein MPEIIRTATATWTGDLRGGVGKASTQSGALREVLVTFPSRFEQGEGSNPEELIAAAHAACFSMALSGRLTQRGIPPQEIRTRATLTLQTGEGGPRITRIHLETEARVPGADEATFRQAAEEAKEGCPVSALLKPGLQALTLDARLLP; from the coding sequence ATGCCGGAAATCATCCGGACGGCCACGGCCACGTGGACGGGGGACCTGCGCGGCGGCGTCGGCAAGGCCAGCACCCAGAGCGGGGCCCTGCGGGAAGTCCTCGTTACCTTCCCCTCCCGGTTCGAGCAGGGGGAGGGCAGCAACCCCGAGGAGCTCATCGCGGCCGCGCACGCCGCTTGCTTCAGCATGGCCCTCTCCGGCCGGCTCACCCAGCGGGGCATCCCCCCGCAGGAGATCCGTACGAGAGCCACCCTCACCCTCCAGACCGGGGAAGGAGGCCCCAGGATCACCAGGATCCACCTCGAGACCGAGGCAAGGGTCCCGGGCGCGGACGAGGCCACCTTCCGGCAGGCGGCGGAGGAGGCGAAGGAGGGTTGTCCCGTTTCCGCCCTGCTCAAGCCTGGACTCCAGGCCCTCACCCTGGATGCCCGGTTGTTGCCCTAG